A genomic window from Nicotiana sylvestris chromosome 11, ASM39365v2, whole genome shotgun sequence includes:
- the LOC138881593 gene encoding uncharacterized protein, protein MFDMQKGLLKVVSEVLPKSENRWCARHILANWSKDWRGLERRNKFWRCARVSYVAELNFHLDSLNMLGNGICESLLRYNKETWCRAYFNCDRKCDIIDNNMCETFNAWIFAARHKTIITILEEIRVKIMERIGKLREFADTWVCDISPISMKVYQDNMAQSMRCTIKWNGEYGYEVEDTSLRVVLKHCVNMQAQTCTCRSWMLKGIPCAHAIAAMHFKNLDPINYISHWYHKSTYLKAYSTFI, encoded by the exons ATGTTTGATATGCAAAAG GGATTGCTTAAAGTTGTATCAGAAGTGTTGCCTAAAAGTGAAAATAGGTGGTGTGCCAGACATATATTAGCAAACTGGTCCAAAGATTGGAGAGGATTAGAGAGGAGAAATAAGTTCTGGAGGTGTGCTAGAGTATCATATGTGGCAGAACTGAATTTTCACCTGGACAGTTTGAATATGCTTGGGAATGGGATATGTGAGAGCCTCTTGAGGTATAACAAGGAAACCTGGTGCAGAGCATACTTCAACTGTGACAGGAAATGTGATATAATTGACAACAATATGTGCGAGACATTTAATGCTTGGATATTTGCTGCTCGGCACAAGACAATTATCACAATATTGGAGGAAATTAGAGTGAAGATAATGGAGAGAATAGGAAAGTTGAGGGAGTTTGCAGATACATGGGTATGTGATATATCCCCAATTTCTATGAAGGTGTATCAGGATAACATGGCCCAATCTATGAGGTGTACAATCAAGTGGAATGGTGAATATGGCTATGAGGTTGAGGATACCTCATTAAGAGTGGTGCTGAAGCATTGTGTGAATATGCAAGCTCAAACTTGTACATGCAGGTCATGGATGCTGAAGGGTATCCCTTGTGCTCATGCCATTGCTGCTATGCATTTCAAGAACCTTGACCCAATTAACTACATATCTCACTGGTACCACAAATCCACCTATCTGAAGGCATATTCAACATTCATCTAG
- the LOC104243722 gene encoding flavonol sulfotransferase-like encodes MKYKELISTLPKREGPHTSIDYYQYKGFWFPSIFLEATLSIQENFNAQPSDIFLCGLPKTGTTWLKALVFSIITRDIFVDSTNPLLAKVPHECIPTMEINSTKKLTFQDTELPLLPTHLPYICLPPSILESKCKIIYICRKPKDTFVSTWHYKQRLKENISEIRNNSTTLEQEFKWFLEDKLAYGPYWDHVYEFWKASRDTPEKVMFIQYEDLKRDTLWYLKKLAEFIGKPFSEEEEKQCVAS; translated from the coding sequence ATGAAATACAAAGAGTTAATTTCAACCCTCCCCAAAAGAGAAGGCCCCCATACTTCTATTGATTACTATCAATACAAAGGCTTTTGGTTCCCTTCAATCTTCTTAGAAGCAACTTTATCTATACAAGAAAACTTCAATGCTCAACCCTCTGATATTTTCCTATGTGGTCTTCCAAAAACTGGTACCACTTGGCTTAAAGCTTTGGTCTTTTCTATTATAACTAGGGATATTTTTGTTGACTCTACAAATCCTTTACTTGCTAAAGTTCCCCACGAATGTATACCAACAATGGAAATTAATTCTACCAAAAAACTTACTTTTCAAGATACCGAGTTGCCATTGTTGCCCACACATCTTCCTTACATATGCTTACCACCATCTATATTAGAGTCCAAATGTAAGATCATTTACATATGTAGAAAACCTAAAGACACCTTTGTTTCAACATGGCATTACAAACAAAGGCTTAAAGAAAACATTTCTGAAATTAGAAACAATTCCACTACACTGGAACAAGAATTCAAGTGGTTTCTTGAAGATAAATTAGCTTATGGACCTTACTGGGACCATGTCTATGAATTCTGGAAAGCAAGCAGAGATACACCAGAAAAAGTGATGTTCATACAATACGAAGATTTGAAAAGGGACACGTTGTGGTATTTGAAGAAGTTGGCAGAGTTTATCGGGAAACCCTTCTCTGAGGAGGAAGAAAAGCAATGTGTAGCTAGCTGA